The region GTTCGGCGCGCTCTTTGTCGTCGGCGAGGAGGTCGGCGGCGAGGCGGGCGTCTTCGGCGGCGTCGCGGCCGCGAGGGCGGGTGCCGGCGATGGGGCAGGTGTATACCTGACCGTCACGGAGTTTGACGAGCATTTCCGGGGAGGCGCCGACGAGTTGGCGGGAGCCGAAGTTGAGGTAGAACATGTAGGGCGAAGGGTTGAGGTGGCGAAGCCGGCGGTAGAGGTGGAAGGGTTCGGTGGTGAGCGGCCGGCGGAAGGGCCGGGAGAGGACGGCCTGGAAGATGTCGCCGGCGGCGATGTGTTCTTTGGCCTGGTTTACGGCGGCGATATAGTCGTCGCGGCCGTCCGCCACCTCCTCCCTCCCCCCTTCCGGCGCGCCGGTCTGAGGCAGGACGGCGGGCTGGCGCAGCCTGAGGGCGAGGGCGGCGAGGCTTTCGGCGGCGGTTTCGTAGGCGGCGGGAGCGGCGGCGGGACTGTCGACGGGGGCGAGGTGGATGAGCCTGGCGGTGTGGGTGAGGTGGTCGAGGGCGATGATGGTCTGGCAGATGAGGTATTCGCCGAGGATCATGTCGTCGGGGACGGCGAGGCCGCGGATGCGCTCCCAGGTGGCGGCGGCTTCGTAGGCGAGGTAGCCGACGGCGCCGCCGCAGAAGGGCGGCAAGCCGGGCAGGCCGGGGAAGGTGTGGCCGCCCAGGATGCGCTGGAGGGCGGCGAGGGGCGGGCCGGCGATGGTGGAGCGTTTGCCGCGCCGCCGCACGTCGGTGTGGCGGGCGGTGGCGGTGAGGGTGATGAGGGGGTCGGCGCCGATGAAGGAGTAGCGGCCGAAGTTTTTGCTGGTTTCAGCGCTCTCCAGCATGAAGCCGGGGCGGTCGCCGACGATTTTGCAGTAGACGGATACGGGGGTGTCGAGGTCGGCGGGCAGGTCGGCGGTGACGGGGATGATGTTGTGGGTGGCAGCGAGGCGCAGGAATTCGTCGCGGTCGGGCGAGAGCTTCATGAGCGCTCACCCGCCTCGTCGAGGGCCTGGCGGATGCTGGCTACGAGGCTGCGGACGCCTTCCGGGCCGCCGGCGGTAAGGCGCTCGATGACGGCGCTGCCGACGATGACGGCGTCGGCGTGGGCGGCGGCGGCGACGGCGGCTTCCGGGCTGCCGATGCCGAAGCCGATAGCGATGGGGATGCCGCTGGCACGGCGGGCGTCAGCGATGAGGGGGGCGAGGCGGCTGTAGTCGACGGTTTGGACGCCGGTGACGCCGGTGGTGGAGACGCAGTAGAGGAAGCCGCCGGCCTGGGACGAGATGCGGGCGATGCGGTCGGGCGGGCTGGTGGGGGCGATGAATTGGATGAGGTCGAGGCCGTGGCTGCGGCAGGTGTCCTGGAGGGGGGCGGCTTCTTCGAGGGGCAGGTCGGGGACGATGAGGCCGGCGGCGCCGGCGGCGGCCGCAGCGGCGGCGAAGCGCGCGGGACCGTACTGGAGGATGGTGTTGATGTAAAGCATGAGGGCGACGGGGACGGGGCTCGCGGCGGTGAGGTCGGCGACGAGGCCGAGGGCGTCGGCGGGTTTGAGGCCGCCCTGGAGGGCGACGGTGGCGGCCTGCTGGATGACGGGGCCGTCGGCGATGGGGTCGGAGAAGGGGATGCCGATTTCGATGATGTCGGCGCCGGCTTCGGCGGCGGCGAGGGCGGCCCGGCGGGTGGCGGCGAGGTCGGGGTAGCCGGCGGCGAGGTAGACGATGAGGCCTTTGCCGCCGGCGGCGAGGCGGGCGGTGAGTTTATCCCGGAGTTTGGACATTTTTATATTCCCCCCATGGTTTTCGCTACGGTGTCGACGTCTTTGTCGCCCCGGCCGGAGAGGCAGACGACGACGGCTTCGCCGGGGTTGGTCGCCGGCATGAGTTCATCCAGGTAGGCGAGGGCGTGGGCGCTCTCTAAGGCGGGGATGATGCCTTCGAGGCGGGCGAGACGGGCGAGGGCCTGGAGTGCCTGTTGGTCGGTGACGGCGACGTAGGCGGCGAGGCCGCTGTCTTTGGCGTGGGAGTGTTCGGGGCCGACGCCGGGGTAGTCGAGGCCGGCGGAGACGGAGTGGGCTTCGGTGACCTGGCCGTCGTCGTCCTGGAGGAGGTAGCTGTAGGCGCCGTGGAGGACGCCGGGCCGTCCCCGGGTGAGCGAGGCGGCGTGTTTGTCGGTTTCAAGGCCCCGGCCGGCGGCTTCGACGCCGATTTTGGCGATCGATTTGTCGTGGAGGAAGGGGTGGAAGCTGCCCATGGCGTTGCTGCCGCCGCCGACGCAAGCGACGATGTGGCTGATTTTGAGGCCGGCGGCCTCGGCCTGGCTCCTGACTTCGCGGCCGATGACGGACTGGAAGTCGCGGACGAGCATGGGGTAGGGATGGGGGCCGACGACGGAGCCGATGATGTAGTGGGTGTCGCGGACGTTGGCGACCCAGCTGCGGAGGGCTTCGCTGGTGGCGTCTTTGAGGGTGCCGCTGCCGCTGGTGACGGGGACGACTTCGCTGCCGAGGAGGCGCATGCGGACGACGTTGAGGTGCTGGCGTTCCATGTCTTCTTTGCCCATGAAGACGCGGCATTCGAGGCCGAAGTGGGCGGCGACGGTGGCGCAGGCGACGCCGTGCTGGCCGGCGCCGGTTTCGGCGATGATGCGTTTTTTGCCCATGCGGCGGGCGAGGAGGGCCTGGCCGAGGGCGTTGTTGATTTTGTGGGCGCCGGTGTGCAGGAGGTCTTCGCGTTTGAGGTAGACGGCGGCCCGGCCGTAGTGGGCGGTGAGGCGGGCGGCGTGGTAGAGGAGGGTGGGCCGGCCGGCGTAGTCCCGGAGGTAGGCGGCGAATTCGCGCTGGAAGGAGGGGTCGTTTTTGAGGCCGCGATAGAAGTCGTCGAGTTCGATGAGGGCGGGCATGACGGTTTCGGGTACGTACCGGCCGCCGTAGGCGCCGTAGCGTCCGTTTGTGTCAGGCATTGTTTGGTTCCTCCTTTGTATGTCGGGGTTGCGGGGCGTCGGTCGGTTCGCCGGCGAGCGCGAGTTCGCGGGTGCGGGCGAGGATGTCGGGGGCGGTGACGAGGCCTTCGCCCACGAGGGCGCCGCGGACGCCGGCCTGTTTGAGCCGCCGGGCGTCGTGGCCGCCGGTGATGCCGCTTTCGCTGACGAGGAGGCGGCGGCCGTCGGTATGGGGCAGGAGGGCGAAGGTGGCGGCTATGTCGGTGGTGAAGGTGGTGAGGTCGCGGTTGTTGATGCCGATTATGGGGGCGGGGGTGCGCTGGACGCGGTCAAGCTCTTCGCGACTGTGGACTTCGACGAGGGTGTCGAGGCCGAGTTCGCCGGCGACGGCGAGGAAGCGGGCGAGTTCGGCGTCGGTGAGGATGGCGGCGATGAGGAGGACGGCGTCGGCGCCGGCCCAGCGGGCTTCGTGGAGCTGGTATTCGTCGATGATAAAGTCTTTGCGGAGGATGGGCAGGGGGCTGACGGCGCGGACGGCGGCGATGTCTTCGAGGCGGCCGCGAAAGGGGGCGCTGGTGTGGACGGAGAGGGCGGCGGCGCCGCCGGCGGTGTAGATGCGGGCAAGCTCGGGGACGGTGTGGCGGGCGGTGAGGGTGCCTTTGGCGGGGGAGGCGAGCTTGCATTCGGCGATGAGGGCCCAGTCGGCGGCGCGCAGCGCCTTGGCGAAGGCGGGGGGACGCGGGGTTGTGTCCCGCTGCAGTTCGGCGAGGGGGCGGGTTTGTTTGCGGGCGGCGACTTCCTGGCGGATGCCGGCGACTATGCGGGCGAGCATGTTTCGCCCCCTTCCTGCGCCGCGCGGGCGGCGGCGACGAATTGGCGGATTTTGGCGGCGTCTTTGGCGCCGGCGGTTTCGACGCCGCCGGAGACGTCGATGCCGGCGGGCCTGAGGATGCGGATGGCTTCGCCGACGTTGGCGGGGGTGAGGCCGCCGGCGACGATGAAGGGGCCGGGTAGGCCGGCGGTGAAGCCGCTGGCCCGCCGCCAGTCGAAGGCTACGCCGGTGCCGCCGGCCTGGCCGGGTACGAGGCTGTCGAGGAGGATGTATTCGGCCGGGTAGGCGGCGGCCGCGGCGGCGGGGTCGAAGCCGGGGCCGACGGGCATGGCTTTGATGATCGGCCAGCCGACCGCGCGGCAGTAGGCGGGAGGTTCGCCGCCGTGGAGCTGGACGTAGTCGAGGCAGCAGCGGCGGGCGGTGTCCTGGACGACGGCGAGGGGCTGGTTGACGAATACGCCGACGCGGCCGACGCCAGCGACTTGGCGGGCGATTTCGGCGGCGGCGGCGACGCTGACCCGCCGCCGGCTGGGGGCGAAGACGAAGCCGATGAGGTCGGCGCCGGCGTCGCGGGCGGCGCAGGCGGCGTCGATGGTGGTTATGCCGCAGATTTTTATGATAATGGTAATCCCTCCCTGTAGTCGGCTCCGAAGCGGCGGAGGGCCTCCAGCCGGCCGAGGGCGGCGCCGCTGTCGACGCTGGCGGCGGCGAGGGCGAGGCCTTCGCGGAGGCTGCCGGCCTTGCCGGCGACGACGAGGGCGGCGGCGGCGTTGAGAAGGACGATGTCGCGCCGGCCGTCTTTTTGGCCGCGGAGGATGCCGAGGATGATGGCGGCGTTGTCGTCGGGGGCGCCGCCGCGATAGAGGCTGCTGTCGCCGCGGAAGCCGTAGTCGGCGGGGTCGAGGAGGTAGGATTTGACTTGGCCGTTCACCACTTCGGCGATTTTGGTGGGGGCGGCGGCGGAGATTTCGTCGAGGCCGTCGAGGCTGTGGACGACCATGGCCCGCTTGGTGCCGAGCCTGAGAAGGACTTCGGCGACTTTGTCGGTGAGGGCGGGGTCGTAGACGCCGATGAGCTGGCGGGCGGCGCCGGCGGGGTTGGTGAGCGGCCCGAGGAGGTTGAAGACGGTGCGGAAGCCGAGCTCGCGCCGCGATTTGGCGACATGGCGCATGGCGGGATGGTAGAGAGGGGCGTAGAGGAAGCTGATGCCGAGGGTGTCGAGGGCGGCGGCGGCCGCGGCGGGCGGGAGATCGACGCGGACGCCGAGGGCGGCGAGGACGTCGGCGCTGCCGCAGGCGCTGGAGATGCCGTGGTTGCCGTGCTTGGCGACGGTGACGCCCGCGCCGGCGACGACGAGGGCGACGGCGGTGGAGATGTTGAAGGTGCCGCGGCCGTCGCCGCCGGTGCCGCAGGTGTCGAGGACGTCGCCGCCGCTGGCGCCGACGGCGACGACGAAGTCGCGCATGACGCCGGCGAAGCCGGCGATCTCTTCGCTGGTCTCGCCTTTCATTTTGAGGGCGGTGAGGAAGGCGCCGATCTGGGCGTCGCTGGCTTCGCCGGACATGATGGCGGCCATGGTGCGGCCGGCTTCTTCGTGCGACAGGCTGTGTCCGGCCGCCACCCGGCCGAGGGATTCTCTGAGCATGGTTATTCCTCCCTTTTTTGCGCTGTTTTGGGTCGATAAATAGAAAAAGCCATTTCACCCGTAGGGGCGAAATGGCTCGCGGTACCACCCTTGTTCGGAAAGCGAAGCTTTCCCTTGTTCGGATACGGGGCAATATGGCCCGATACCCTAGCCCGCTAACGGGGGCGGCCGGCCCTTCCTACTTGCCGGCGGCGTTCGGGGGGCAGCTCCCAGGTCCATTCGCTGTGCTCTCCCGGCCGGTCGTCTCACCTCCGGTTTCCCGGTCACCGGCTCGCTGGGCGGAAGGGCACACAGTTACTCGTCCTGTTCGACGCTGTTGGTTATTTAGTTTGGGGAAATAAAAAAAGCCTCTTTCACCCCAGGGGCGAAATGGCTCGCGGTACCACCCTTTTCGGAAAGCGAAGCTTTCCCTTGTTCGGATACGGGGCATATGGCCCGATATCCTAGCCCGCTAACGGGGGCGGCCGGCTCCTCCTACTGGCGAACGCGTTCGGGGAGCAGCTCCCAGGTCCATTCGCTATGCACTCCCGGCCGGTCGTTTCACCTCCGGTTTCCCGGTCACCGGCTCGCTGGGCGGGGGCTCACATAGGTACTCGTCCTGTTCGACGCTGTTGGTTATAGAATTAGCATTATTTTATCGCGGGCGGCGGCTGTTGTCAAGGCTGAGGGGAATTTTTCCCGCGATGAAAATGCTGTTGACAAATTTTCGGCTGCTTGGTATTATTCTACCAATAACGAAATACAAGGTATTTTCTCATCAAGAGAGGCGGAGGGACTGGCCCGATGAAACCTCGGCAACCACGGCGGCCGTATGGCTTGCCGCAGGTGCCAATTCCTGAAGCGATCCAATAGATCGCTTGAAGATGGGAGCGGGCCGATAGCGGTTTTCTGCCTCTTTCATCTGCGAGCGACGGGTGAGGAGGATTTTTTATGGCCAAAAAGACGTTTGCCGAGATCAATGAGAAGATCAAAAAGGGCGAAGCGGTGGTGCTGACGGCCGAGGAGGTTGTCGCCATGGCGGACGAACAGGGCCTGAAGGCGACGGCGGAGAAGGTGGATGTGGTGACGACCGCGACCTTCGGGCCGATGTGCTCGTCAGGGGCGTTCCTGAATTTCGGCCACAGCGACCCGCCGATCAAGATGGCGAAGGTGTGGCTCAATCAGGTGCCGGCGTATACTGGGATCGCGGCGGTGGACGCGTATATCGGCGCGACCGAGCTGGCCGAGGGCCGCGATGACTACGGCGGCGCGCATGTGATCGAGGAGCTGGTGGCCGGGAAAAGCGTGCGCCTGAAGGCGATCGCCCAGGGGACGGACTGCTACCCCCGCAAGGAGCTGGAGGGGTATATCAGCCGGGAGAGCATCAACGAGGCGTTCCTGTTCAATCCCCGCAACGCGTACCAGAACTATGGGGCGGCGACCAATTCAACCGGGCGCATCCTGTATACGTATATGGGGATGCTGCTGCCGAAGTTCGGCAATGTGACGTATTCGACCGCGGGGCAGCTCAGCCCGCTTTTAAATGACCCGTATCTCAGGACGATCGGCGTGGGAACGCGCATTTTCCTCGGCGGCACGCAGGGGTATGTGGCCTGGCACGGGACGCAGCACAACCCGTCTAAGGCGCGGGGCGAGAACGGCGTGCCGGTGGGCGGCGCGGGGACGCTCAGCCTGATCGGCGACCTGAAGGCGATGACGACCGAGTACCTGAAGGCGGCGGTGTTCAAGAATTACGGGGTGAGCATGTTCGTGGGGGTGGGCATCCCCATCCCGATGCTCGACGAGGATATGGCCCGCTTCGTGACGGTGCGCGACCGGGAGATTAAGACGACGCTGTTGGATTACGGGGTGCCGGGGCGCAGCCGGCCGACGCTGAAGGTGGTCGATTACGCGGAGCTGAAGTCGGGCTTCGTGGAGCTGAACGGCCGCAAGGTGCGGACGGCGCCGCTGTCGAGCATTTATAAGGCAAGGCAGATTGCGGCGACGCTGAAAGAGTGGATCGAGCGGGGCGAGTTTATGCTCCAGGAGCCGGCGGCGCCGCTGCCGGCCGACGCGACGGTGAAGCCGCTGGATGTAAAGGAGTTGGACTGAGATGGTGAAGGAGCGTTTCACGTTCGTTTTTTCGCCCGAGACTTACGATAAGCCGATCACGTACCACCTGGTGAAGGATTTCGACCTCAAGCTCAACATCCTGCGGGCGGAGATCACCCCCGGCGAGGAGGGGCACCTGCTGGCCGAGATCGAGGGCGAGGAGGATAATCTGCGCCGAGCGCTCGAATTCCTGGCGGCGGAGGGGATCGAGGTCATCCCCACCCACCGGCAGGTGACGGTGCGGCAGGAGGAGTGCGTCCACTGCGGGGCGTGCACGGCGGTGTGCTTCTCGGGGGCGCTGGCGATGAACCGCGAGGAGTGGAAGATGGAGTTCCGTCCGGAGAAGTGCATCGTGTGCGGGCTGTGCATCGAGGCGTGCCCGCTCAGAATCATCAGCGTGGGCTTCGGCGGCGGCAAGGCCGGAGAGGCGTGAATATGAAATCGGCCGCCTACGAGCCGCGCCGCTACCGGGACGGTATGGCCGGCCCCGGATTCAAGACGTTTACGGTGAGCCACCTGGAGACCGACCTGTGGGTGGCGGTGACGGCTGACGCCCCGCCGGAAGCCGAGGAGGCGGCGCGGGTGGCGATGCTGGAGGCACGGCGCGAGCTTGAGGTGTATATCGCGACCGACCGGGCGTTTCTGACGGCGCTGGCGCCGTACGAGCCGCAGACCGGCTGCCCGGCGCTCATCCGCGCGATGGCGGACGCGGCGGCTTTGGCCGGCACGGGGCCGATGGCGGCGGTAGCCGGGGCGGTGAGCGCCTATGTCGGCCGCCGGCTGGAGGAGCTTTTCGGCCTCGCGGAGGTAATCGTCGAGAACGGCGGCGACATCTACCTGCGGTCGAGCGTGCCGCGGAAGATCGCCATCTACGCCGGGGCGTCGCCGCTGTCGAACAAGCTGGCGATCACCCTCTCCCCCACCCTCTCCCCTCTCGGTATCTGCACCTCGTCGGGGACGGTGGGCCACTCGCTCAGCCTCGGCAAAGCGGACGCCGCCACCGTGCTGGCCAAGGACGCGGCGACGGCGGACGCGTACGCGACAGCACTCGGCAACCGCGTCCAGGGGCCGCAGGATATCGACGCCGCCCTCGCCTGGGCCGCCGCCTCCCCGGAGGTGCTGGGGGCGGTGGTGATCGCGGGGGATAAGGTCGGCGCGGTCGGCGATGTTGAGCTTGCGCCGTATTGCGGTGAATAAAACCCTTAGGTATGGCGGCTACAAGTTTGCAGCTAACCTATTGAAAAGAAAGAATGATCATCTTTTATTTACTTTGAGACCTTAGGCCTTACATGATCTCTACCTATTAGATGATGCAAAAATAGGATTAATCCTAATAGATTGTGTAAAAGTTCTCCTTGTAGTTATTAGCTTTAGCTTACCTTGAGATATATTATATAACTTGTCAGAATCAACCGGGCCAAAGTGAATATAGCCTTCTATAGCTTTATATGGGTCTAACGAAAATATAGGTTGTATAAGTGGCTCAACCCTGCAACCTTCATAAACTGTGTAGGAATCAGAATGCATTTGAATAACCTGCTCAGCATATTTAGGAGCATAAGTATCACTGTCAAAAGTAAGGGGCTCAACATCTGGTAGCAGAAGAGTAAATTCAAGGAAAGTAAGCGGTCTTTCAGATGTGTTCGTAATTCTAATCCATAACCAAAAACAGTATTTGGATATATCCGGTCTATGTACTACCTCTCCTTCACTATCATAGATCATTTCTTCTGGGTCTTCAGGAAAACAGGTAATCGCTTGCCCCTTTTCTCCCGTTGGTTGGTACAAGTTAATTGTCGGTCTCTCTTGAAAAAAGCGCC is a window of Selenomonadales bacterium 4137-cl DNA encoding:
- a CDS encoding anthranilate synthase component I family protein; protein product: MKLSPDRDEFLRLAATHNIIPVTADLPADLDTPVSVYCKIVGDRPGFMLESAETSKNFGRYSFIGADPLITLTATARHTDVRRRGKRSTIAGPPLAALQRILGGHTFPGLPGLPPFCGGAVGYLAYEAAATWERIRGLAVPDDMILGEYLICQTIIALDHLTHTARLIHLAPVDSPAAAPAAYETAAESLAALALRLRQPAVLPQTGAPEGGREEVADGRDDYIAAVNQAKEHIAAGDIFQAVLSRPFRRPLTTEPFHLYRRLRHLNPSPYMFYLNFGSRQLVGASPEMLVKLRDGQVYTCPIAGTRPRGRDAAEDARLAADLLADDKERAEHAMLVDLGRNDLGRISLPGTVAVSRLMEVENYSHVMHIVSEVTGTLDPRYTPTDVLAACFPAGTLSGAPKIRAMEIIAGLESAPRGPYGGAVGYFDFRGNIDTCITIRTLIIDGGQVVIQTGAGIVADSVPAVEYQEILHKAGALFQVMGGAQP
- the trpA gene encoding tryptophan synthase subunit alpha — protein: MSKLRDKLTARLAAGGKGLIVYLAAGYPDLAATRRAALAAAEAGADIIEIGIPFSDPIADGPVIQQAATVALQGGLKPADALGLVADLTAASPVPVALMLYINTILQYGPARFAAAAAAAGAAGLIVPDLPLEEAAPLQDTCRSHGLDLIQFIAPTSPPDRIARISSQAGGFLYCVSTTGVTGVQTVDYSRLAPLIADARRASGIPIAIGFGIGSPEAAVAAAAHADAVIVGSAVIERLTAGGPEGVRSLVASIRQALDEAGERS
- the trpB gene encoding tryptophan synthase subunit beta; amino-acid sequence: MPDTNGRYGAYGGRYVPETVMPALIELDDFYRGLKNDPSFQREFAAYLRDYAGRPTLLYHAARLTAHYGRAAVYLKREDLLHTGAHKINNALGQALLARRMGKKRIIAETGAGQHGVACATVAAHFGLECRVFMGKEDMERQHLNVVRMRLLGSEVVPVTSGSGTLKDATSEALRSWVANVRDTHYIIGSVVGPHPYPMLVRDFQSVIGREVRSQAEAAGLKISHIVACVGGGSNAMGSFHPFLHDKSIAKIGVEAAGRGLETDKHAASLTRGRPGVLHGAYSYLLQDDDGQVTEAHSVSAGLDYPGVGPEHSHAKDSGLAAYVAVTDQQALQALARLARLEGIIPALESAHALAYLDELMPATNPGEAVVVCLSGRGDKDVDTVAKTMGGI
- the trpC gene encoding indole-3-glycerol phosphate synthase TrpC gives rise to the protein MLARIVAGIRQEVAARKQTRPLAELQRDTTPRPPAFAKALRAADWALIAECKLASPAKGTLTARHTVPELARIYTAGGAAALSVHTSAPFRGRLEDIAAVRAVSPLPILRKDFIIDEYQLHEARWAGADAVLLIAAILTDAELARFLAVAGELGLDTLVEVHSREELDRVQRTPAPIIGINNRDLTTFTTDIAATFALLPHTDGRRLLVSESGITGGHDARRLKQAGVRGALVGEGLVTAPDILARTRELALAGEPTDAPQPRHTKEEPNNA
- a CDS encoding phosphoribosylanthranilate isomerase codes for the protein MIIKICGITTIDAACAARDAGADLIGFVFAPSRRRVSVAAAAEIARQVAGVGRVGVFVNQPLAVVQDTARRCCLDYVQLHGGEPPAYCRAVGWPIIKAMPVGPGFDPAAAAAAYPAEYILLDSLVPGQAGGTGVAFDWRRASGFTAGLPGPFIVAGGLTPANVGEAIRILRPAGIDVSGGVETAGAKDAAKIRQFVAAARAAQEGGETCSPA
- the trpD gene encoding anthranilate phosphoribosyltransferase — encoded protein: MLRESLGRVAAGHSLSHEEAGRTMAAIMSGEASDAQIGAFLTALKMKGETSEEIAGFAGVMRDFVVAVGASGGDVLDTCGTGGDGRGTFNISTAVALVVAGAGVTVAKHGNHGISSACGSADVLAALGVRVDLPPAAAAAALDTLGISFLYAPLYHPAMRHVAKSRRELGFRTVFNLLGPLTNPAGAARQLIGVYDPALTDKVAEVLLRLGTKRAMVVHSLDGLDEISAAAPTKIAEVVNGQVKSYLLDPADYGFRGDSSLYRGGAPDDNAAIILGILRGQKDGRRDIVLLNAAAALVVAGKAGSLREGLALAAASVDSGAALGRLEALRRFGADYREGLPLS
- a CDS encoding homocysteine biosynthesis protein encodes the protein MAKKTFAEINEKIKKGEAVVLTAEEVVAMADEQGLKATAEKVDVVTTATFGPMCSSGAFLNFGHSDPPIKMAKVWLNQVPAYTGIAAVDAYIGATELAEGRDDYGGAHVIEELVAGKSVRLKAIAQGTDCYPRKELEGYISRESINEAFLFNPRNAYQNYGAATNSTGRILYTYMGMLLPKFGNVTYSTAGQLSPLLNDPYLRTIGVGTRIFLGGTQGYVAWHGTQHNPSKARGENGVPVGGAGTLSLIGDLKAMTTEYLKAAVFKNYGVSMFVGVGIPIPMLDEDMARFVTVRDREIKTTLLDYGVPGRSRPTLKVVDYAELKSGFVELNGRKVRTAPLSSIYKARQIAATLKEWIERGEFMLQEPAAPLPADATVKPLDVKELD
- a CDS encoding 4Fe-4S binding protein; its protein translation is MVKERFTFVFSPETYDKPITYHLVKDFDLKLNILRAEITPGEEGHLLAEIEGEEDNLRRALEFLAAEGIEVIPTHRQVTVRQEECVHCGACTAVCFSGALAMNREEWKMEFRPEKCIVCGLCIEACPLRIISVGFGGGKAGEA
- a CDS encoding UPF0280 family protein — encoded protein: MKSAAYEPRRYRDGMAGPGFKTFTVSHLETDLWVAVTADAPPEAEEAARVAMLEARRELEVYIATDRAFLTALAPYEPQTGCPALIRAMADAAALAGTGPMAAVAGAVSAYVGRRLEELFGLAEVIVENGGDIYLRSSVPRKIAIYAGASPLSNKLAITLSPTLSPLGICTSSGTVGHSLSLGKADAATVLAKDAATADAYATALGNRVQGPQDIDAALAWAAASPEVLGAVVIAGDKVGAVGDVELAPYCGE